In the Mauremys mutica isolate MM-2020 ecotype Southern chromosome 13, ASM2049712v1, whole genome shotgun sequence genome, one interval contains:
- the LOC123347848 gene encoding olfactory receptor 10A4-like: MENWGRRNLYSAHGERKNQTYVTEFTLLGFGNLSELQNLLLLLFLMIYIVTVAGNILIVFLVVADQHLHTPMYFFLGNLSCLETCYSSTILPRMLASLQTGDRTISVNGCITQFYFFGVLAASECYLLSMMSYDRYLAICKPLHYTVLMNGRKCLQLAGVSWMGGFMTTTIVTCLMSQLHFCGPNEIDHFLCDFTPVIKLSCSDTSLITLVSFILSFIGTLPTFLLTLTSYVFIISTILRIPSTTRRRKAFSTCSSHLIVVTIFYGTLMIVYLLPDTETLRELNKVFSLFYTVLTPMVNPLIYSLRNKEVQCALRKLIAHRN, from the coding sequence ATGGAAAATTGGGGAAGACGGAATCTATATTCAGCTCATGGAGAAAGGAAGAATCAAACATATGTTACAGAATTCACCCTCCTAGGATTTGGAAATCTCTCTGAACTGCAAAATCTTCTTCTCCTTCTGTTTCTAATGATCTACATCGTGACTGTTGCTGGGAACATCCTCATTGTGTTtctagttgtggctgatcagcaccttcacacccccatgtacttcttcctggggaacttgtcctgcttggagacctgctacagctccaccatcctgcccaggatgctggccagtctccagactggggacagaaccatttctgttAATGGCTGCATCACTCAATTTTATTTCTTTGGTGTGCTTGCGGCAAGTGAATGTTACCTCTTATCCATGATGTCCTATGACCGGTATTTGGCAATATGCAAACCACTACACTATACGGTTCTTATGAATGGCAGAAAATGCCTGCAGTTAGCAGGTGTGTCCTGGATGGGTGGGTTTATGACAACAACCATAGTAACATGTTTAATGTCACAGTTACAtttctgtggccccaatgaaattgaccatttcctTTGTGATTTCACCCCAGTGATTaaactctcctgcagtgacaccagccTGATCACACTGGTGTCATTTATATTATCCTTCATAGGCACCCTGCCCACGTTTCTATTAACCCTGACATCCTATGTTtttatcatctccaccatcctgagaatcccatCCACCACCAGAAGGAGaaaggcattttccacttgctcctctcacctcattgtggttaCAATTTTCTATGGGACCCTGATGATTGTGTATTTGTTACCAGACACTGAGACACTGAGAGAACTCAACAAAGTGTTCTCTCTCTTCTACACAGTCTTGACTCCCATGGTCAATcctctcatctacagcctgagaaacaaagaggtcCAATGTGCCCTAAGAAAATTAATTGCGCACAGAAATTGA